One window from the genome of Gimesia aquarii encodes:
- a CDS encoding M56 family metallopeptidase — protein sequence MPFFPFSAQAALLIFNVALASIILSLVAVLVGLWARRWTLPTRHGLFCIALVLILVSPLASWVTSGLGFGVVPIAIGSLDRVGSPALESSLPAELAGDGVPVPVSSPNLITTKTHDTDDQSRIESSSTVEPKQETVEIAADTMPKNLAGTESPGTPESNQKLSSVEVIRTIGGVIALVWTAVAFWLLAKLVRGLFVIWQLRRSLQPITDVRIINAMHQVYPNKEGTKTTTVFESPIAPAPLTLGLWRSVIVMPEGLAESLNDEEIACVLAHEVAHVTRHDTSIAILQQLAGIGFWWNPLLRHINRQIGCLRERICDDHVVKRLGDGLLLAEAIVKVAEWSTNRKVPIPLATTLLDDAGDIEQRITRLMKPDRTFSIKLSAKSAALIGLIGIVLATIPLVPVVRAQVVSPRTDSPTSFVTDRVPTVDTVAVPQLKTKIEPKIKVDIDQKNRKLDKAKSAVIIKQKNTLTGRIVDKQQQGIGGAEMLLVSYLDIQTGRISKGRVIDSTIADSEGNYSFKLLAEEIKKQRFVSVWAKADGYVARGSRWSATNSAVSERKPLEISLAATAGTWVDVLDPAGNPLAGVRVIPRKIVFSQGAVGDPLPPKWEVQSTGTTGVDGKAHMPHVVPGSLYELVLIPPGNMGSMQYNFNFFLNVRPAKKAPHFTLRLPEMGSVKGQLVVAEGFALPKDLQLTLQSVPRMPPGFKNIVDVPIGADGKFSIDKLAVGSVFVPAFLSKNQPLRANVPGRIEVKANQETQLKIPVAPGIKVYGRVQKSDTKENVKNYGMTLIYGQTVSNRGADFDWLKFNLVTDAEGRFQCIVPPGPINLRCTQYADGYRAVTSWLPRKQRGRLGMKFEIPDQDSFDLGTIELVKMVPITGQVVDLKNERLIGWSVYGFPKIPGFTQSETMNSMAGVETDKKGTFKGSYPETYPPAYWRVSHRVWKTRYEWDNPNYAAKVISHEPFVLQVDTSKEWQYGEQIPYDTIPLQERISPSDTDQ from the coding sequence ATGCCATTCTTCCCATTTTCTGCTCAGGCCGCTTTGCTGATTTTTAATGTTGCTCTGGCTTCGATTATTTTAAGCCTCGTGGCTGTATTGGTCGGATTATGGGCACGTCGATGGACGTTACCGACGCGGCATGGATTATTTTGTATTGCCCTTGTATTAATTTTGGTCAGTCCATTGGCGAGCTGGGTTACTTCTGGTCTGGGGTTTGGGGTTGTGCCGATTGCCATTGGCTCATTAGATCGTGTGGGTTCGCCTGCTTTAGAATCGTCTCTACCTGCTGAACTGGCTGGTGATGGTGTTCCTGTTCCGGTTTCATCACCCAATTTGATCACAACAAAAACACACGACACAGACGATCAAAGCAGGATTGAAAGTTCCTCTACTGTCGAACCGAAGCAGGAAACAGTTGAGATTGCCGCTGATACCATGCCGAAGAATTTGGCGGGAACTGAGTCACCAGGAACACCCGAATCAAATCAAAAACTTTCAAGTGTCGAAGTCATTCGAACTATTGGTGGCGTGATTGCGTTAGTTTGGACAGCCGTTGCTTTTTGGCTTCTAGCGAAGCTCGTTCGTGGCTTGTTTGTCATTTGGCAACTGAGACGCTCGCTACAGCCAATAACCGATGTACGCATCATTAATGCAATGCATCAAGTCTATCCTAATAAGGAGGGAACTAAAACCACAACTGTTTTTGAATCGCCAATAGCACCTGCTCCATTGACTCTGGGGCTCTGGCGATCAGTGATTGTTATGCCGGAAGGATTGGCTGAGTCACTGAATGATGAAGAAATTGCCTGCGTTCTGGCTCATGAGGTGGCACACGTTACGCGCCACGATACGTCAATCGCAATACTTCAACAGTTGGCTGGTATCGGGTTTTGGTGGAATCCTTTGCTGCGACACATCAATCGGCAGATTGGCTGTTTGCGCGAACGCATCTGTGACGATCACGTGGTTAAACGATTGGGCGATGGGCTACTGCTAGCCGAAGCGATTGTGAAAGTTGCCGAATGGTCTACTAACCGAAAGGTACCTATTCCATTGGCCACAACCTTACTCGACGATGCGGGTGACATTGAACAACGCATCACGCGACTGATGAAACCAGATCGAACATTTTCTATCAAATTGAGTGCCAAATCGGCGGCGCTCATTGGTCTGATCGGAATCGTTCTCGCTACGATACCACTGGTACCAGTTGTACGCGCTCAAGTCGTCAGTCCAAGAACAGATTCTCCCACATCGTTTGTTACCGATAGAGTACCTACGGTTGACACGGTCGCAGTTCCACAACTCAAAACCAAAATCGAACCGAAGATCAAAGTTGACATCGATCAGAAGAATCGTAAGTTAGACAAAGCTAAGTCAGCGGTAATCATCAAACAAAAAAATACACTTACCGGTCGCATCGTAGATAAGCAGCAACAGGGAATCGGCGGTGCCGAGATGCTTCTGGTGTCCTACTTAGACATTCAGACTGGACGCATCAGTAAGGGGCGAGTTATTGATTCGACGATTGCAGATTCAGAGGGAAATTATTCTTTCAAGCTTTTGGCTGAAGAGATCAAGAAGCAAAGATTCGTTTCGGTTTGGGCTAAGGCCGACGGTTACGTGGCCAGAGGCAGTCGTTGGTCAGCCACGAATTCTGCTGTATCCGAAAGAAAACCGCTTGAGATATCGTTGGCTGCGACGGCTGGAACGTGGGTGGATGTGCTCGACCCGGCTGGAAATCCGCTTGCGGGCGTGCGCGTGATCCCGCGAAAAATTGTTTTTAGTCAAGGAGCGGTAGGTGATCCGTTGCCCCCAAAATGGGAAGTGCAGTCGACGGGAACTACCGGCGTAGACGGAAAGGCCCATATGCCACATGTTGTTCCAGGATCTCTGTATGAACTCGTTCTTATTCCACCCGGTAACATGGGGAGCATGCAATATAACTTTAATTTCTTCCTGAATGTACGCCCTGCAAAAAAGGCGCCGCACTTCACGTTGCGTCTGCCTGAAATGGGATCAGTGAAGGGACAATTGGTTGTTGCAGAAGGATTCGCGTTACCAAAGGATTTACAGTTGACGTTACAATCAGTGCCGCGAATGCCACCAGGATTCAAAAATATTGTTGATGTTCCGATTGGTGCTGACGGAAAGTTCTCCATCGATAAACTGGCGGTAGGTTCGGTTTTTGTTCCGGCGTTTTTATCTAAGAACCAACCTCTGCGTGCCAATGTGCCTGGCCGGATCGAGGTGAAAGCAAATCAGGAGACTCAGCTCAAAATACCAGTCGCCCCTGGTATCAAAGTTTATGGACGAGTTCAAAAGTCTGATACGAAAGAGAACGTTAAGAACTACGGAATGACATTGATCTATGGACAAACCGTTAGTAACCGTGGGGCAGATTTTGACTGGTTAAAGTTCAATCTGGTGACCGACGCTGAGGGACGATTCCAGTGCATTGTTCCGCCGGGGCCCATCAATTTGCGATGCACCCAATATGCGGATGGGTACCGGGCGGTAACATCTTGGTTGCCCCGAAAACAGAGGGGGCGCTTAGGAATGAAATTTGAAATCCCGGACCAGGATTCTTTCGATTTGGGAACGATTGAGCTTGTGAAAATGGTTCCGATTACAGGTCAGGTTGTCGACCTCAAAAATGAACGACTGATAGGTTGGAGCGTCTACGGTTTCCCGAAGATTCCCGGATTTACTCAGTCGGAAACCATGAACTCGATGGCAGGAGTCGAGACCGATAAAAAGGGGACTTTCAAAGGCAGTTATCCTGAGACTTACCCGCCTGCCTACTGGAGAGTCTCTCATCGGGTTTGGAAGACGAGGTACGAATGGGATAATCCTAATTACGCAGCCAAAGTCATTTCTCATGAGCCGTTCGTCCTGCAAGTCGATACTTCAAAGGAGTGGCAGTATGGAGAACAGATTCCCTACGACACGATCCCTTTGCAAGAAAGAATTTCTCCATCTGACACAGATCAATAG
- a CDS encoding BlaI/MecI/CopY family transcriptional regulator: MTNAEGTLTAAQYQILEVIWNGPKVGMTVTEIWEKICEQREVTRTTVLNQVDRLEKRGWLQRKKHDDGFRYVATQSREQASREIAEEFVDSYFAGSASDLLMSLLGTKKLKPAEIIRLREILNSKSSNRKTKK, translated from the coding sequence ATGACGAATGCCGAGGGGACATTAACAGCGGCGCAATACCAGATTCTCGAAGTGATTTGGAACGGACCGAAGGTTGGGATGACGGTTACGGAGATCTGGGAGAAAATTTGCGAGCAACGAGAAGTGACACGGACGACTGTCTTGAATCAAGTCGATCGTCTGGAGAAACGTGGTTGGTTGCAGCGAAAGAAACATGACGATGGTTTTCGCTACGTGGCGACACAGAGTCGAGAACAGGCTTCTCGTGAAATTGCTGAAGAGTTTGTCGATTCGTATTTTGCAGGTTCTGCCAGTGATTTGCTGATGAGCTTGCTGGGGACTAAGAAGCTGAAGCCAGCTGAGATTATACGCTTACGTGAAATACTCAATTCGAAGTCATCAAACCGCAAGACGAAGAAGTAG
- a CDS encoding alkaline phosphatase family protein: protein MHEKMIVFILVSFLTCNLGTVSQAAEAHDDRCVVLVSVDGLANFYLDDSLADMPTLKKLAKNGARADGIVCSFPTVTWPNHTTLVTGTTPAKHGVIGNNYLDRKSASPVPFIPDPLFDKDQIVKVPTIYDVAHRAGLVTAGIIWPASRNARTLDWTVPDMFGKEAWPKYGTKVWLDELREAGLPVDLHGAWTRESGGGVKRDWLYTRMARHLFQNHPPNLLLIHLVEVDHVEHKHGPRSPEAYWSASYADDRLRDLVEAVKLSPYGEKTTFVIASDHGFYPITKDIRPNVMLKKEGLLSKEKKQAYCLAQGGACMVYVLDDANRAETIKSLKKKLATIEGVQSVLNADEYTKLGQPTPEQDSHAPDLWLAAKSGYSFSNSQSGDEVVAPRKTKGGTHGYLPDDPDMLGTLVISGYGIKPGTKLGKVQSLDVAPTIAKLLGVKLPTAEGKPLTKALQED, encoded by the coding sequence ATGCACGAAAAAATGATCGTTTTTATTCTAGTGAGCTTTTTGACCTGCAATTTGGGAACTGTATCACAGGCTGCGGAAGCTCATGATGATCGTTGTGTGGTCTTAGTGAGTGTGGACGGACTGGCAAATTTTTATCTGGATGATTCTCTGGCAGATATGCCGACGTTAAAAAAACTGGCAAAAAATGGGGCACGCGCTGATGGGATCGTTTGCTCGTTTCCAACGGTTACCTGGCCCAATCATACCACACTGGTTACCGGCACAACGCCTGCTAAACATGGAGTCATTGGGAATAACTATCTGGACCGCAAAAGTGCCTCTCCAGTGCCGTTTATTCCCGATCCCCTGTTCGACAAGGATCAGATTGTCAAGGTACCTACCATATATGATGTCGCGCATCGGGCAGGGTTGGTGACAGCAGGGATTATTTGGCCCGCGAGCCGCAACGCCCGCACGCTCGATTGGACTGTACCGGACATGTTTGGTAAAGAGGCCTGGCCGAAGTATGGAACGAAAGTCTGGCTGGACGAATTGCGGGAAGCTGGTTTGCCCGTTGATCTGCATGGTGCATGGACGCGTGAGAGCGGCGGGGGTGTGAAACGGGATTGGCTGTATACCCGCATGGCCCGGCATCTGTTCCAAAATCATCCGCCCAATTTGTTGTTGATTCACCTCGTCGAGGTAGATCATGTTGAGCACAAACATGGTCCCAGGAGTCCTGAAGCCTACTGGTCGGCCAGCTATGCCGATGATCGTCTGCGAGATCTTGTGGAAGCGGTGAAACTCTCTCCCTACGGTGAAAAGACGACTTTTGTGATTGCCAGCGATCATGGTTTCTATCCGATTACGAAAGATATCCGACCGAATGTCATGCTTAAAAAGGAAGGGCTATTGTCCAAAGAGAAAAAACAGGCTTATTGTCTGGCACAAGGGGGGGCCTGCATGGTCTATGTTCTGGATGATGCAAATCGCGCGGAAACCATCAAGAGTCTGAAGAAAAAACTTGCAACTATAGAGGGAGTTCAGTCTGTACTCAATGCCGACGAATATACGAAACTCGGTCAACCCACACCAGAGCAAGATTCCCATGCACCGGACTTATGGCTGGCGGCGAAATCGGGTTATTCGTTCTCGAACAGTCAGTCAGGCGATGAAGTAGTGGCCCCGCGTAAGACCAAAGGGGGGACACACGGTTATCTTCCCGATGATCCGGACATGCTCGGAACACTGGTTATCTCAGGTTACGGTATTAAGCCAGGCACCAAACTTGGCAAGGTCCAGAGCCTTGATGTGGCTCCCACCATCGCAAAGCTGTTGGGAGTGAAACTGCCTACTGCTGAAGGAAAACCGCTGACTAAGGCGTTGCAGGAAGACTGA
- a CDS encoding SGNH/GDSL hydrolase family protein yields the protein MHKIVSIYLTVCVFALLQNASAAEVINAGVGGNRSSQLLKRLNRDVLAHHPSVVVLMVGTNDRLNSGGFVEAKVYKQNVNTLIDRIEASSAKVLLMTPPPCIPELLFSRHDPEKFSDQSPVQRMQEVRSILLDISQKRKIPLLDFHQYLIQNKIADQQKTSVIRNVANSGLKDGVHLTPQGYQLLAKLVAQKLVMENLNIEKVICFGDSLTQGSTKVNYPAYLKQILADQSKLTE from the coding sequence ATGCACAAAATCGTTTCCATTTACTTAACAGTCTGTGTCTTTGCGTTGCTGCAAAATGCGAGTGCCGCTGAAGTGATTAATGCGGGTGTCGGAGGCAATCGTAGTTCCCAACTGCTGAAACGTCTCAATCGCGATGTGCTCGCGCATCATCCAAGCGTCGTTGTCCTCATGGTAGGGACCAATGACCGACTCAATTCGGGCGGCTTTGTCGAGGCAAAGGTCTACAAACAGAATGTGAATACTCTCATTGATCGAATCGAGGCCAGTAGCGCGAAAGTATTACTGATGACCCCACCCCCGTGTATTCCAGAATTGCTGTTCAGCAGACATGATCCTGAAAAATTTTCTGATCAATCCCCCGTTCAACGAATGCAGGAAGTACGCTCCATTCTGTTAGACATCTCCCAAAAGCGAAAGATCCCCTTGCTCGATTTTCATCAATATCTCATACAAAACAAGATCGCCGATCAACAGAAAACCAGCGTTATTCGCAACGTCGCCAATAGTGGGCTGAAGGATGGCGTGCATCTCACTCCACAAGGTTATCAACTGCTGGCAAAACTGGTTGCACAAAAGCTGGTAATGGAAAACTTGAACATTGAGAAAGTCATCTGTTTCGGTGATAGCCTGACTCAAGGCTCTACTAAAGTGAATTATCCGGCTTACCTCAAACAGATCCTGGCGGACCAATCGAAATTGACAGAGTAA
- a CDS encoding inverse autotransporter beta domain-containing protein: protein MRRNSQQSRSQILIRSGLLILLALHGTSTAFAQDFTPRFGHHTQTPENGIDENFSDFRAFVPFGDEDLLLFFDTRLLVDHNSEFGFNLGTGLRGQLGFDGFWGINVFTDQRRTAFSTYRQVGFGWELMFERLQFRNNFYVPVGRDRTILSTGLGGSGTGTLLFENNSLLFDTLIGQKSQIEQSLRGFDCEVGGELAEDLIDGTTISGYLGAYYYDNPGLTDAPGISGRLNTNFSNSVVLNLGIQHDRFFKTQVTFGATLYTDILKRDRPVFRRPSYALMNDPVYRKSAITVAQGIIGPPPVQGHVTLTNPDGSALRVVHVNSTAPHGGDGTYENPLNNLGDILANSQTGDNVYLYSGSTFSGEGTLQLQDGQRLFGEGGNFASRVNTLQLGSVALPAGNGLGGMIPIIQNSTNNAIELANSTLASNLSIIDPATGAGIFGNNVASSVIDNVMINTTVDNVAGIHLQGTSVVTLDHDSKITTNGKDAYGILVQNTSQATVDNSSTITTHGDTAYGIFTQDTSAVMVDHGSSITTNGPNAYGIHAVDSSQATVDNGGSITTHGHSAYGIYTLNSSKATLTNNSNITTNGLNADGILAQNASQATVDNNSSITTHGDNAFGIFSQGTSVVKVDNGSNVTTNGLNAFGIYTLNSSKATLTNNSKVITNANDAHGIYSVHSSQALVDYGSSVTTHGNFAYGINTKDTAATLVSVDHGSSITTNGLSAYGVYTEDFSKVTVTNSSNITTNGKDAHGIVSIDSSQATLDYNSNVTTHGETAYGIFSQKMSNVYVYNGSHVTTHGLGALGLYVFESSELTFSTSNITTHGEGAYGIFAPDDALVKMDHSSITTHGKDAFGVYALGTSDVSVYNGSNITTHGESAVGINTHLDTVLFITPKIKIYDMVNITTNGTSAYGIFGTRNSDIDFTNSSITTNGANGHGIYHFHDTDVTIKDGSTITANGHLANSTWSLGDSNINVTDSSLFSNTGIGMRATDCATLTVSKSSIFALNNDSILAEANHGAQEVGVNITDNRLGGGTAGTGTIVLHTHGGTTIKVTGASNAADLADQNGIPPSHVFTTGSGTVNYFP from the coding sequence ATGAGACGGAACTCACAACAATCAAGATCTCAAATTCTGATCCGTTCAGGTCTGTTGATTCTACTTGCGCTCCATGGAACATCCACAGCTTTTGCGCAAGATTTTACACCACGCTTCGGCCACCACACACAAACTCCAGAGAATGGCATAGATGAGAATTTTTCTGACTTCCGCGCGTTTGTACCCTTTGGTGATGAAGATCTACTGCTTTTTTTTGACACACGGTTACTGGTCGATCATAATTCCGAATTTGGCTTTAACCTGGGTACCGGGCTCCGCGGACAGCTCGGGTTCGATGGCTTTTGGGGAATCAATGTCTTCACTGATCAACGCCGGACTGCTTTCTCCACATACCGTCAGGTTGGTTTTGGTTGGGAACTGATGTTCGAGCGTCTACAGTTTCGAAATAACTTTTATGTTCCTGTAGGCCGGGATCGTACGATTCTTTCAACTGGTTTGGGAGGCAGCGGAACAGGAACACTGCTGTTTGAAAACAACTCCCTGCTCTTTGATACCTTGATTGGTCAAAAGTCACAGATTGAACAATCGTTGCGAGGCTTCGACTGCGAGGTTGGTGGAGAACTTGCTGAAGATCTCATCGACGGGACCACTATCAGTGGTTATCTAGGCGCCTATTATTACGATAACCCCGGCCTGACAGATGCCCCTGGTATTTCAGGACGGTTGAACACAAATTTTTCCAATAGTGTCGTTCTCAATCTGGGAATTCAGCATGATCGTTTCTTTAAAACACAGGTCACCTTTGGGGCGACACTCTACACGGATATTTTGAAAAGAGACCGACCAGTGTTTCGCCGTCCATCCTATGCTTTAATGAACGACCCCGTATATCGGAAGTCGGCGATCACTGTCGCGCAAGGTATCATCGGCCCCCCACCGGTGCAAGGTCATGTCACACTCACTAATCCAGACGGAAGTGCATTACGGGTTGTACATGTTAATAGCACAGCCCCCCATGGCGGTGATGGCACCTATGAAAACCCGCTCAACAACCTGGGTGATATTCTCGCGAATTCCCAAACCGGTGACAATGTTTATCTTTATTCCGGTAGCACTTTTTCTGGAGAGGGAACGTTGCAGCTTCAGGATGGTCAGCGTCTGTTCGGTGAAGGTGGTAACTTCGCAAGCAGGGTCAATACCTTGCAACTGGGATCTGTGGCCCTGCCGGCGGGTAATGGCTTAGGTGGTATGATTCCCATCATTCAAAACTCAACAAATAACGCAATCGAACTCGCAAATAGTACTCTTGCATCGAACCTGTCAATCATTGACCCAGCTACGGGAGCCGGCATCTTTGGAAATAACGTCGCAAGCTCAGTGATCGACAATGTGATGATCAACACCACAGTAGATAATGTAGCCGGCATCCATCTGCAGGGCACTTCTGTTGTGACCCTCGATCACGACAGTAAGATCACCACTAACGGAAAAGATGCTTACGGCATTCTTGTACAGAACACATCTCAGGCAACGGTTGATAACAGTAGTACGATTACCACCCATGGAGACACCGCATATGGTATCTTTACCCAGGATACTTCTGCTGTGATGGTCGACCATGGTAGTAGCATCACCACTAACGGGCCCAATGCATACGGTATCCATGCGGTAGATTCATCCCAGGCGACAGTTGATAATGGTGGTAGTATCACCACACATGGGCACTCCGCATACGGCATCTATACGCTGAACTCCTCGAAAGCGACGCTTACCAATAACAGTAACATCACCACAAACGGACTCAATGCAGACGGTATTCTTGCTCAAAATGCATCCCAGGCGACCGTTGATAACAATAGTAGTATCACCACTCATGGAGACAACGCATTCGGTATCTTTTCGCAAGGCACTTCTGTCGTGAAGGTTGACAACGGCAGTAACGTCACCACCAACGGGCTTAATGCATTCGGCATCTATACGCTCAACTCCTCGAAAGCAACACTCACCAATAACAGCAAGGTGATCACCAACGCAAATGATGCACATGGTATCTATTCAGTACATTCATCTCAGGCGTTGGTAGATTACGGCAGTAGTGTCACCACGCATGGAAATTTCGCATACGGCATCAATACGAAGGATACGGCTGCAACTCTTGTGTCAGTCGATCACGGCAGCAGCATTACCACCAACGGACTCAGTGCATATGGCGTCTATACAGAGGATTTCTCAAAAGTAACGGTCACCAATAGCAGCAATATCACCACCAACGGAAAAGACGCACATGGTATCGTATCAATTGATTCATCCCAAGCGACCCTTGATTACAATAGTAATGTCACCACTCATGGCGAAACAGCATACGGGATTTTTTCACAGAAGATGAGCAATGTGTATGTTTACAACGGTAGTCATGTTACCACTCATGGATTAGGTGCTTTAGGTCTCTATGTCTTTGAATCTTCCGAATTAACGTTCTCTACCAGCAACATCACGACCCACGGAGAGGGAGCTTACGGCATCTTTGCGCCAGACGATGCTTTAGTCAAAATGGATCACAGCAGTATCACCACCCATGGTAAAGATGCATTTGGTGTCTATGCACTGGGCACCAGCGACGTCTCTGTTTACAACGGTAGTAATATTACGACTCATGGAGAAAGTGCAGTTGGTATTAACACTCATTTAGATACCGTGCTATTTATAACTCCCAAAATAAAGATTTATGACATGGTTAATATTACGACCAATGGAACAAGTGCATACGGTATCTTTGGAACCCGCAATTCTGATATAGATTTTACTAACAGTAGTATCACGACCAACGGAGCCAATGGTCACGGTATCTATCATTTTCACGATACTGATGTAACGATCAAGGATGGCAGTACAATCACAGCCAACGGCCATCTTGCCAACAGTACCTGGTCGCTGGGCGATAGTAATATCAATGTCACCGATTCCAGTCTCTTCTCAAATACAGGCATCGGTATGCGGGCAACGGATTGTGCCACCCTCACTGTTTCGAAATCTTCAATTTTTGCCCTGAATAACGATAGTATTCTTGCTGAAGCAAATCACGGTGCTCAGGAAGTGGGAGTAAATATTACTGACAATAGACTGGGTGGTGGAACAGCCGGCACTGGGACGATCGTATTACATACACATGGCGGTACTACCATAAAAGTGACTGGAGCCAGTAACGCCGCCGATCTTGCTGATCAAAACGGCATACCACCATCCCATGTCTTTACAACCGGTAGCGGCACTGTCAACTACTTCCCTTAA
- a CDS encoding 3-keto-disaccharide hydrolase has translation MRKTYELTGIVLCLVVFSVSASAEDTVLFNGKDLDGWSYHQNDKPEVELSDAWVVQNGLLVCTGVSKSFLMHKGQFKDYVLTLEWRARRVKNGVTVEAASSVYIHTIDEPGAFLAPKSVEISINNDIGAVYFRDVKSSTDPKKWAFRAPKLPRKVEKDLGEWNRLKLISRGKRLTVIINDVVVNQIDGLNRTKGAFAIKSVPGFFKAPTFYRDIRVQPVSDAHLKDEKKATQQLAQFKAEIAKKEATEKAMRSEAERKKQMKQKALAKGWVDVDIAQEIDFKADAFHLPFPANAQKLEFDAKFKDISFTSPSTLAKLTRFYQVEMAKRGWKVAEKELEEDSIDVTFKNGKAEVELSLNERSKGIKVDMDCKGLSFEGSNDPAALAALGIAQPKGHLFLQKEIQFPENIQSLKYDDDDRCTFKSSMELQKAFDYFGQQLRNKGYRETRRPIVSKKRRYTEFAKDGIEISVNVFTDAVGSRIILEYDE, from the coding sequence ATGCGCAAGACTTATGAATTGACTGGTATCGTATTGTGTTTGGTCGTGTTTTCGGTATCAGCGAGTGCTGAAGACACCGTGCTCTTTAACGGGAAAGACCTTGATGGTTGGTCTTATCATCAGAACGATAAACCAGAGGTGGAACTAAGTGACGCCTGGGTGGTCCAGAACGGATTACTGGTTTGTACTGGAGTATCAAAAAGTTTCTTGATGCACAAGGGGCAGTTCAAAGACTACGTGCTCACTCTCGAATGGCGAGCAAGGCGTGTGAAGAATGGAGTCACCGTTGAGGCCGCAAGTTCAGTTTACATACATACGATAGATGAGCCAGGCGCCTTTTTGGCTCCGAAATCGGTTGAGATATCAATCAACAATGATATCGGTGCGGTTTATTTTCGTGATGTGAAATCGTCTACAGACCCAAAGAAGTGGGCCTTCCGGGCGCCCAAGCTTCCCAGGAAAGTGGAAAAAGACTTGGGCGAATGGAACCGTTTGAAGCTGATCAGCCGTGGGAAACGACTCACGGTTATTATCAATGATGTGGTAGTGAATCAGATTGACGGTCTGAACCGGACCAAGGGGGCGTTTGCTATCAAATCTGTCCCCGGATTTTTTAAGGCTCCCACTTTTTACCGGGACATTCGAGTGCAACCTGTTTCCGATGCTCATTTGAAAGACGAGAAGAAGGCAACGCAACAATTGGCTCAATTCAAAGCGGAAATTGCCAAGAAAGAGGCCACTGAAAAAGCAATGCGTAGCGAAGCAGAACGCAAGAAGCAGATGAAACAAAAGGCACTTGCCAAAGGCTGGGTCGACGTTGACATCGCTCAGGAAATTGATTTCAAGGCTGATGCATTCCACTTGCCGTTTCCTGCCAATGCACAAAAACTGGAATTTGATGCCAAGTTCAAGGATATCAGCTTTACCAGTCCTTCTACACTCGCAAAGCTGACCAGGTTCTATCAAGTCGAAATGGCTAAACGCGGTTGGAAAGTGGCTGAGAAAGAACTAGAGGAAGATTCGATTGATGTGACCTTTAAAAATGGCAAAGCGGAAGTTGAGTTGAGCTTGAATGAACGATCGAAGGGAATCAAAGTCGACATGGACTGCAAAGGACTATCTTTTGAAGGCTCAAATGATCCTGCGGCCCTCGCTGCTCTGGGTATTGCGCAACCAAAGGGACATCTTTTTCTTCAGAAAGAAATTCAATTTCCTGAGAATATTCAGTCTCTGAAGTACGATGACGACGATCGTTGTACGTTTAAGTCTAGCATGGAATTGCAAAAGGCATTCGACTATTTTGGTCAGCAACTGCGTAACAAAGGTTACCGAGAAACGCGGCGCCCTATCGTCAGCAAAAAACGACGCTATACCGAGTTCGCCAAAGATGGCATTGAAATCAGTGTCAATGTCTTCACCGACGCGGTCGGCTCCAGGATCATTCTTGAATATGATGAGTAA